In Comamonadaceae bacterium OS-1, a single window of DNA contains:
- the uctC_2 gene encoding acetyl-CoA:oxalate CoA-transferase — protein MARPLEGITVLDLTHMLSGPYGTMTLTDLGARTIKVEPPGRGEGTRELLAQHPDYARDGMGAYFMTLNRSKESVCIDLKSEAGRAVFYDLVRKADVVFDNFGAGVPQRLQIDHAILSAINPRIITCSVTGFGETGPDTQRPAFDQVVQAMGGGMSITGMGEHAPVRAGIPIGDLGGGIFGAMGVLAALQGRTHSGVGQHVDVSMLDVQISLLTYMATMHLMSGHVPERIGNSHFVHVPYNTFQTQDGHIVIACIGDAFYERFLAVVDHPTLREPAYLKQPARYADRLLIENIVNAALLQHPSAYWLDKLRAARVPCGPVNDFAQALTDPQILARDMVVEVPLPGGDSVRMPGIPMKFSDSGTPSFQPPPTLGRDTQAVLAGLLGYDAARIASLHALAAVA, from the coding sequence ATGGCCCGCCCCCTCGAAGGCATTACCGTGCTGGACCTGACGCACATGCTGTCCGGTCCCTACGGCACGATGACACTCACCGACCTCGGTGCCCGCACCATCAAGGTCGAGCCACCTGGCCGCGGCGAAGGCACGCGCGAGCTGCTGGCCCAGCACCCCGACTACGCCCGCGACGGCATGGGCGCGTACTTCATGACGCTGAACCGCAGCAAGGAGAGTGTCTGCATCGACCTCAAATCCGAGGCTGGCCGCGCCGTGTTCTACGACCTGGTGCGCAAGGCCGATGTGGTGTTCGACAATTTCGGCGCGGGCGTGCCACAGCGCCTGCAGATCGACCATGCCATTTTGAGCGCCATCAACCCGCGCATCATCACCTGCTCGGTCACCGGCTTTGGTGAAACCGGGCCCGACACCCAGCGCCCTGCCTTCGACCAGGTGGTGCAGGCCATGGGCGGCGGCATGAGCATCACCGGCATGGGCGAACATGCCCCGGTGCGCGCTGGCATTCCGATTGGCGACCTGGGCGGCGGCATCTTCGGCGCCATGGGCGTGCTGGCGGCGCTGCAAGGCCGCACCCATAGCGGCGTGGGCCAGCATGTGGATGTGTCGATGCTGGACGTGCAGATTTCGCTGCTCACCTATATGGCCACCATGCACCTGATGTCGGGCCACGTGCCCGAGCGCATCGGCAACTCGCACTTTGTGCACGTGCCGTACAACACCTTCCAGACGCAGGACGGCCACATCGTCATTGCCTGTATCGGCGATGCGTTCTACGAGCGCTTTCTGGCGGTGGTGGACCACCCTACCCTGCGTGAACCCGCCTACCTGAAGCAACCCGCCCGCTATGCCGACCGGCTGCTGATCGAAAACATCGTCAACGCCGCGCTGCTGCAGCACCCCAGCGCCTACTGGCTGGACAAGCTGCGCGCCGCCCGCGTGCCCTGCGGCCCGGTGAACGACTTTGCCCAGGCCCTGACCGACCCGCAGATCCTGGCCCGCGACATGGTGGTGGAGGTACCCCTGCCCGGCGGCGACAGCGTGCGCATGCCCGGCATCCCGATGAAGTTCTCCGACTCGGGCACGCCAAGCTTTCAGCCGCCACCCACCCTGGGCCGCGATACCCAGGCGGTGCTGGCCGGGCTGCTGGGTTACGACGCAGCACGCATCGCCAGCCTGCATGCTTTGGCCGCCGTGGCGTAA
- the mmgC_1 gene encoding acyl-CoA dehydrogenase — protein sequence MRTETNDQQEFVDAIEVWVEKELRPVARKFDLADEYPQDIVDQMKELGLFGATIGEEYGGLGLSAWTYAQIVIKVASVWMAPSGIFNSHLIVASAIERSGTQAQKDHYLPIMATGAFRGSLGLTEPNAGSDLQAIRTTARLDDDHYVVNGNKTWITNSLHGNFTLLLVKTDPHAEPRHKGMSMLIAEKGPGYNVVGKLKKMGYRAIDTCELNFDNYHVPADRLLGGVEGKGFAHTAGGLELGRINVAARGAGIGEGALKHCLRYVQERSAFGKPIGQHQAIQLKLADMVTQVEGAKHLIEAAARKHDKGERCDLEAAMAKLAGSEAGVFCAQEGMRIFGGYSYSVEYEIERYYRDCMLMVIGEGSNEILRQVIAKQLIDRYRI from the coding sequence ATGCGCACCGAAACCAACGACCAGCAGGAATTCGTCGACGCCATCGAGGTATGGGTCGAGAAAGAACTGCGCCCCGTGGCCCGCAAATTCGACCTGGCCGACGAATACCCGCAAGACATCGTGGACCAGATGAAAGAGCTGGGCCTGTTTGGCGCCACCATTGGCGAGGAATATGGCGGCCTGGGCCTGTCGGCCTGGACCTACGCACAGATCGTCATCAAGGTGGCCTCGGTGTGGATGGCTCCGTCGGGCATCTTCAACTCGCACCTGATCGTGGCCTCGGCCATCGAGCGCAGCGGCACGCAGGCGCAAAAAGACCACTACCTGCCCATCATGGCCACCGGTGCATTCCGTGGCAGCCTGGGGCTGACCGAGCCGAATGCCGGCTCCGACCTGCAGGCCATCCGCACCACCGCCCGGCTGGACGACGACCACTACGTCGTCAACGGCAACAAAACCTGGATCACCAACAGCCTGCACGGCAACTTCACGCTGCTGCTGGTCAAGACCGACCCGCACGCCGAGCCGCGCCACAAGGGCATGAGCATGCTGATCGCCGAGAAGGGCCCGGGCTACAACGTGGTTGGCAAGCTCAAGAAAATGGGCTACCGCGCCATCGACACCTGCGAACTGAACTTCGACAACTACCACGTGCCCGCCGACCGGCTGCTGGGCGGTGTGGAAGGCAAGGGTTTTGCCCATACTGCGGGCGGGCTGGAGCTGGGCCGCATCAACGTGGCGGCGCGCGGCGCAGGCATTGGCGAAGGCGCGCTCAAGCACTGCCTGCGCTATGTGCAGGAGCGCAGCGCTTTTGGCAAGCCCATCGGCCAGCACCAGGCGATCCAGCTCAAGCTGGCCGACATGGTGACGCAGGTGGAAGGGGCCAAGCATTTGATCGAAGCCGCGGCCCGCAAGCATGACAAGGGCGAGCGCTGCGACCTGGAGGCCGCCATGGCCAAGCTGGCGGGCTCCGAGGCAGGCGTGTTCTGCGCCCAGGAAGGCATGCGCATTTTTGGCGGCTACAGCTACTCGGTGGAATACGAGATCGAGCGCTACTACCGCGACTGCATGCTGATGGTGATTGGCGAAGGCAGCAACGAAATTCTGCGCCAGGTCATCGCCAAGCAACTCATCGACCGGTATCGGATCTAG
- the mch gene encoding mesaconyl-CoA hydratase: protein MVQNVKQVGEHRFRESFGRYYEDFTVGDIYEHRPGRTITETENTWFTLLTMNTHPLHFDAEYAKASEFGRCLIASPFTVALMVGMSVTDTSQKAIANLGWTDIKLTFPLFAGDTLYAESEVLDKRESNSRPGAGIVSVKTTGLNQDGKVVGTFTRSMLIAKRGHSIEDKINY, encoded by the coding sequence ATGGTGCAGAACGTCAAACAGGTCGGTGAACACCGCTTCCGCGAGAGCTTTGGCCGCTATTACGAGGACTTTACGGTGGGTGACATCTACGAGCACCGCCCGGGCCGCACCATCACCGAGACCGAAAACACCTGGTTCACGCTGCTGACCATGAATACCCATCCGCTGCATTTCGACGCGGAATACGCCAAGGCCAGTGAATTTGGCCGCTGCCTGATCGCCAGCCCGTTCACCGTGGCATTGATGGTAGGCATGAGCGTGACCGACACCAGCCAGAAGGCCATTGCCAACCTGGGCTGGACCGACATCAAGCTGACCTTCCCGCTGTTCGCGGGCGACACGCTGTACGCCGAGTCCGAGGTGCTGGACAAGCGCGAATCCAACTCACGCCCCGGCGCGGGCATCGTGTCGGTCAAAACCACCGGCCTGAACCAGGACGGCAAGGTGGTGGGCACCTTCACCCGCAGCATGCTGATTGCCAAGCGCGGCCACAGCATCGAAGACAAGATCAACTACTGA
- the citE_2 gene encoding citrate lyase subunit beta produces MLFVSGEKPERFAKAMAGGADLVCIDLEDAVHPDRKQQARQEVLAWLAARPAQGACPVALRLNPLRTRDGFADMAALLASTAQVDWLLLPKVEHAADLQCVEGWAGAQFGALCALLETPLGIHQLPLIAAAGGKLRALMLGGADLAAELGAEFGWDGLLHARGQLVNAARAAGLQTWDVPHIDLQDPEALSTETRRVLGLGFDCKTAIHPQQIARIHAAHAPTPTELAWAQLLVEAVPAGQSSGAFLYQGRMVDAPLVRKARRIVDNAARA; encoded by the coding sequence ATGCTGTTCGTCTCGGGCGAAAAGCCCGAACGCTTCGCCAAAGCCATGGCCGGCGGGGCCGACCTGGTGTGTATCGACCTGGAAGACGCGGTGCACCCTGACCGCAAGCAGCAAGCCCGCCAGGAGGTGCTGGCCTGGCTGGCAGCACGGCCCGCGCAAGGCGCTTGCCCGGTGGCGCTGCGCCTCAACCCGCTGCGCACCCGTGATGGCTTTGCCGACATGGCCGCGCTGCTGGCTTCCACGGCGCAGGTGGACTGGCTGCTGCTGCCCAAGGTGGAACACGCAGCCGACCTGCAATGCGTGGAGGGTTGGGCCGGTGCGCAGTTCGGCGCACTCTGCGCCCTGCTGGAAACCCCGCTGGGCATCCATCAACTGCCGTTGATCGCGGCAGCAGGCGGCAAGCTGCGCGCCCTGATGCTGGGCGGAGCCGACCTGGCCGCCGAGCTGGGCGCGGAGTTCGGTTGGGATGGCTTGCTGCATGCCCGGGGCCAACTGGTCAACGCTGCCCGCGCCGCCGGTCTGCAAACCTGGGACGTACCCCACATCGACCTGCAGGACCCCGAAGCCCTGTCCACCGAAACCCGCCGTGTGCTGGGCCTGGGTTTTGACTGCAAAACCGCCATCCACCCACAGCAGATTGCCCGCATCCACGCCGCCCATGCCCCCACCCCGACGGAGCTGGCCTGGGCCCAGCTGCTGGTCGAGGCCGTTCCCGCAGGCCAGTCCAGCGGCGCATTTTTGTACCAGGGCCGCATGGTGGATGCGCCGCTGGTGCGCAAGGCCCGGCGCATCGTGGACAACGCCGCCCGCGCCTGA
- the amiC_1 gene encoding N-acetylmuramoyl-L-alanine amidase AmiC, which translates to MKRRSVLQSGAVVLLLGINELARGAGIVAVRVWPAPEYSRVTIESDTALVVRHSFISSPPRLAVDIEGIDLNPALRELVGRVQADDPNIAGIRVGQNAPGVVRLVIDLKRAARPQVFTLSPVAAYQHRLVFDLYPAQEEDPLEALIAERLADPAPAMPPPAPPPVATDAPDPLAELIAKQNTKPAPRPFGAPSPAPAPTAAPKDPAIASIAPPARPASASASGQNDPKTGAQRTDRLIIIALDPGHGGEDPGAIGPGGTREKDIVLQVAHLLRERINATTVNGNPMRAFLTRDADFFVPLQVRVQKARRVQADLFVSIHADAFLTPAARGASVFALSQSGASSSAARWMANKENAADVIGGINVQAKDVQVQKALLDMSTTAQINDSLKLGSAVLGEVGRVGRLHKPNVEQAGFAVLKAPDIPSVLIETAFISNPEEEAKLNSSDYREQLADAILRGIRGYFAKNPPLARNREV; encoded by the coding sequence ATGAAGCGCCGCAGCGTCTTGCAAAGCGGCGCGGTGGTGCTGCTGCTCGGCATCAACGAACTGGCCCGGGGTGCGGGCATCGTGGCCGTACGGGTCTGGCCCGCGCCCGAATACTCGCGCGTCACCATCGAGAGCGACACCGCACTGGTGGTGAGGCACAGCTTCATCAGCAGCCCGCCGCGCCTGGCCGTAGACATCGAGGGCATCGATCTGAACCCGGCGCTGCGCGAACTGGTGGGCCGGGTGCAGGCCGACGACCCCAACATCGCCGGCATCCGCGTGGGCCAGAACGCGCCCGGTGTGGTGCGGCTGGTGATCGACCTCAAACGCGCCGCCCGGCCCCAGGTGTTCACCCTGAGCCCGGTGGCCGCCTACCAGCACCGCCTGGTGTTCGACCTGTACCCGGCGCAAGAAGAAGACCCGCTGGAGGCCCTGATTGCCGAGCGGCTGGCCGACCCCGCCCCGGCCATGCCGCCACCGGCCCCGCCGCCGGTTGCAACAGACGCACCCGACCCGCTGGCCGAGCTGATCGCCAAGCAGAACACCAAACCGGCCCCGCGCCCGTTCGGGGCCCCCAGCCCCGCGCCCGCACCCACCGCGGCCCCCAAAGATCCCGCTATTGCTTCGATAGCACCTCCCGCCCGTCCCGCCAGCGCCAGCGCCAGCGGCCAAAATGACCCCAAAACTGGCGCCCAGCGCACCGACCGGTTGATCATCATTGCCCTGGACCCGGGCCACGGAGGTGAGGACCCGGGTGCCATCGGCCCCGGCGGCACCCGTGAAAAAGACATCGTGCTGCAGGTCGCCCACCTGCTGCGCGAACGCATCAACGCCACCACCGTCAACGGCAACCCAATGCGCGCCTTCCTGACCCGCGATGCCGACTTCTTTGTGCCGCTGCAAGTGCGGGTGCAAAAAGCCCGACGGGTGCAGGCCGATTTGTTCGTCAGCATCCACGCCGACGCGTTTCTGACCCCCGCCGCGCGCGGTGCCAGCGTGTTTGCGCTCAGCCAGAGCGGGGCCTCCAGCAGTGCCGCCCGCTGGATGGCCAACAAGGAGAACGCCGCCGACGTGATTGGCGGTATCAACGTGCAGGCCAAAGACGTGCAGGTGCAAAAAGCCCTGCTTGACATGAGCACCACGGCCCAGATCAACGACAGCCTGAAACTGGGCAGTGCCGTGCTGGGCGAGGTGGGCCGCGTGGGCCGGCTGCACAAACCCAATGTGGAACAGGCCGGTTTTGCCGTGCTCAAGGCCCCCGACATCCCCAGCGTACTGATCGAAACCGCCTTCATCAGCAACCCCGAAGAAGAAGCCAAGCTCAACAGCAGCGACTACCGCGAGCAACTGGCCGACGCCATCCTGCGCGGCATCCGCGGCTACTTTGCCAAGAACCCACCGCTGGCGCGGAATCGAGAGGTGTAG
- the tsaE gene encoding tRNA threonylcarbamoyladenosine biosynthesis protein TsaE: MPIVETRLWPDEAATEAFAQSLAALPGTTHAFITLHGDLGAGKTTLVRHLLRALGVQGRIKSPTYAVVEPYELPTLNIWHFDFYRFSDPREWEDAGFRDIFASPGLKVAEWPQNAGALLPTPDIAIHIDTMPDESRTATLTAATATGQALLNGLAP, translated from the coding sequence TTGCCGATTGTAGAAACCCGCCTGTGGCCGGACGAGGCTGCTACCGAGGCCTTCGCCCAATCGCTGGCCGCACTGCCCGGCACCACCCACGCCTTCATCACCCTGCACGGCGACTTGGGCGCGGGCAAAACCACGCTGGTGCGCCACCTGCTGCGCGCCCTGGGCGTGCAGGGCCGCATCAAAAGCCCCACCTACGCCGTGGTCGAGCCGTATGAACTGCCCACGTTGAATATCTGGCACTTCGACTTCTACCGCTTCAGCGACCCGCGCGAATGGGAAGATGCAGGCTTTCGCGACATCTTCGCCAGCCCCGGCTTAAAAGTAGCCGAATGGCCGCAAAACGCCGGGGCCCTGCTCCCCACACCCGACATTGCCATCCACATTGACACCATGCCTGACGAATCCCGTACCGCCACCCTCACCGCAGCCACCGCCACTGGCCAAGCCCTGTTGAACGGGCTGGCCCCATGA
- the queG gene encoding epoxyqueuosine reductase, whose product MVFNSAQNESLQQVSRIQDWARELGFSQIGVAPVDLTSAEAGLTAWLAQGFHGSMAYMQSHGLKRARPAELVPGTVSVITARMDYLPRRTPEGWQAMEFDRLNRPGEGIVSVYARGRDYHKVLRARLQRLSDRIAHELGPLGYRVFTDSAPVLEAELAQRSGQGWRGKHTLVLNREAGSMFFLGEIYVDVALPTTDATSGHCGSCSACITVCPTQAIVAPHRLDARRCISYLTIEHAGPIPLELRPLIANRIYGCDDCQLACPWNKFAQRSALPDFDERRGLSGQQLTTLFGWTEDEFLRYTEGGPIRRIGHERWLRNVAVAMGNALRAGEDTGIRQALQQRMHDPSALVREHVAWALEDTPQKFR is encoded by the coding sequence ATGGTGTTCAACAGTGCTCAGAACGAAAGTCTCCAACAGGTGTCTCGGATACAGGATTGGGCGCGTGAACTCGGATTTTCCCAAATTGGCGTGGCCCCGGTGGATTTAACGTCCGCCGAGGCGGGTCTGACTGCCTGGTTGGCCCAAGGGTTCCACGGCAGCATGGCTTATATGCAAAGCCATGGCCTCAAACGCGCCCGCCCGGCCGAGCTGGTGCCGGGCACCGTCAGCGTGATCACCGCCCGTATGGATTATCTGCCGCGCCGCACGCCCGAAGGCTGGCAGGCGATGGAATTTGACCGGCTCAATCGCCCCGGTGAAGGCATTGTGTCGGTCTACGCCCGGGGGCGGGACTACCACAAGGTGCTGCGGGCGCGGCTGCAACGCTTGAGTGACCGCATCGCGCACGAGCTGGGCCCGCTGGGCTACCGCGTGTTTACCGACTCGGCCCCAGTGCTGGAGGCCGAGCTGGCCCAGCGCAGCGGCCAGGGCTGGCGCGGCAAGCACACCCTGGTGTTGAACCGCGAGGCGGGGTCGATGTTTTTTCTGGGCGAAATCTATGTGGATGTGGCCTTGCCGACCACGGACGCTACCAGCGGCCACTGCGGCAGTTGTAGCGCCTGCATCACGGTGTGCCCCACCCAGGCCATCGTGGCACCGCACCGGCTGGATGCACGCCGTTGCATTTCTTACCTGACCATCGAGCACGCGGGGCCCATCCCGCTGGAATTGCGCCCGCTGATCGCCAACCGCATCTACGGCTGCGACGACTGCCAGCTGGCCTGCCCCTGGAACAAGTTTGCCCAGCGCAGCGCCTTGCCCGACTTTGACGAGCGCCGGGGCCTGAGCGGCCAGCAGCTGACTACCCTGTTTGGCTGGACCGAGGACGAATTCTTGCGCTACACAGAGGGCGGCCCGATCCGCCGCATCGGCCACGAGCGCTGGCTGCGCAATGTGGCAGTCGCCATGGGCAATGCCCTGCGGGCCGGGGAGGATACAGGCATCCGCCAGGCCTTGCAGCAGCGGATGCACGACCCCAGCGCCTTGGTACGTGAGCACGTGGCCTGGGCGCTGGAGGACACCCCTCAAAAATTCCGCTGA
- the xerD gene encoding tyrosine recombinase XerD, with translation MSTDRIDAFIDALWLEQGLSKNTLAAYRRDLSLFSAWLAEVPKALDATQEHDIQAYFAARHAQTKATSANRRLTVFKRYFRWALRERVVHNDPTLKLQPARQQPRAIKTLTEPQVEALLTAPDVDSPLGLRDRAMLELMYASGLRVSELVLLKTFQLSLNDGVLRVMGKGSKERLVPFGEVARIWLERYLAEARPDILDGKQTDDLFISSRGEKAGRAMSRVMFWMLVRKYALAADIHVALSPHTLRHAFATHLLNHGADLRAVQMLLGHADISTTTIYTHVARQRLHDLHAAHHPRG, from the coding sequence TTGAGCACCGACCGTATCGACGCCTTCATCGATGCCCTGTGGCTCGAACAAGGCCTGTCCAAAAACACCCTGGCGGCCTACCGGCGCGACCTCAGCCTGTTCAGTGCCTGGCTGGCCGAAGTTCCAAAAGCCCTGGATGCCACGCAAGAGCACGACATCCAGGCCTACTTTGCCGCCCGCCATGCCCAGACCAAGGCCACCTCGGCGAACCGGCGTTTGACCGTGTTCAAGCGCTACTTCCGCTGGGCGCTGCGCGAGCGGGTGGTACACAACGACCCCACACTCAAGCTGCAGCCCGCCCGCCAGCAGCCCCGCGCCATCAAAACCCTGACCGAGCCCCAAGTCGAGGCCCTGCTGACGGCACCCGACGTGGACAGCCCTTTGGGCCTGCGCGACCGCGCCATGCTGGAGCTGATGTATGCCAGCGGCCTGCGCGTCAGCGAGTTGGTGCTGCTCAAAACCTTTCAGCTCAGCCTGAACGACGGCGTGCTACGCGTCATGGGCAAGGGCAGCAAGGAGCGATTGGTGCCGTTTGGCGAAGTCGCCCGTATCTGGCTGGAGCGCTACCTGGCCGAGGCCCGGCCGGACATTCTCGATGGCAAGCAGACCGATGATTTGTTCATCAGCTCGCGCGGCGAAAAAGCCGGGCGCGCCATGTCGCGGGTGATGTTCTGGATGCTGGTGCGCAAATATGCGCTGGCCGCCGATATCCACGTGGCTCTGTCGCCACACACGCTGCGCCACGCCTTCGCCACCCATTTGCTCAACCACGGGGCCGACCTGCGCGCGGTGCAGATGCTGCTGGGCCATGCCGACATCTCCACCACCACCATCTACACCCACGTGGCCCGCCAGCGCCTGCACGACCTGCACGCGGCGCACCACCCACGCGGCTAA
- the pimA_1 gene encoding phosphatidyl-myo-inositol mannosyltransferase yields MKIGLLTHSVNPRGGVVHTIELAHALQDAGHDVTVMAPATPGQQFFRPVRCATELVPVASTPTDMVAMVGSRINAYVDHLTPLLERAPFDVLHCHDGIGGNALATLQERGLIDGFVRTVHHLDNFAQPQLMAWQQRSVHQARQVLCVSRVWQAVLAGQGIAAMEVPNGVDAARYSPVAQSTDAALAQRLGIRTDGLVLLCVGGVEERKNTVRVLQAFIQLRAQMPQLQLVIAGGASLLDHSSYARAFHALPHSSGAAPNVLLTGPLADADMPGLFRLADVVAMPSLSEGFGLVVLEALCSGVPVVVSRIAPFTEYLQGQDASWADPQDAASIARAIQQALLGRNAQRIQASATRLAAQFSWQRSAGLHAEIYSKMRAPDLCP; encoded by the coding sequence GTGAAAATCGGCCTGCTCACCCATTCGGTGAACCCGCGTGGCGGCGTGGTCCACACAATTGAACTCGCCCACGCCCTGCAGGATGCCGGACACGATGTGACGGTGATGGCCCCGGCCACGCCCGGCCAGCAGTTCTTCCGCCCGGTACGCTGCGCTACCGAACTGGTGCCGGTTGCCAGCACGCCCACCGACATGGTGGCGATGGTCGGCAGCCGCATTAATGCGTATGTAGACCACCTCACGCCGCTGCTGGAACGCGCACCGTTTGACGTGCTGCACTGCCACGACGGCATAGGCGGCAACGCCCTGGCCACCCTGCAAGAGCGCGGCCTCATCGACGGCTTCGTGCGCACCGTGCACCACCTGGACAACTTCGCCCAGCCGCAGCTCATGGCCTGGCAGCAGCGCTCGGTCCACCAGGCGCGCCAGGTGCTGTGCGTCAGCCGGGTGTGGCAGGCGGTGCTGGCCGGGCAAGGCATTGCCGCGATGGAAGTGCCCAACGGCGTGGATGCCGCCCGCTACAGCCCGGTGGCGCAGAGCACCGACGCGGCACTGGCCCAGCGCCTGGGTATCCGCACCGACGGCTTGGTGCTGCTGTGCGTGGGCGGCGTGGAAGAACGCAAGAACACCGTGCGCGTGCTGCAGGCTTTCATCCAACTGCGCGCGCAGATGCCGCAGCTGCAACTGGTGATCGCGGGAGGGGCCAGTCTGCTGGACCACAGTAGCTACGCACGTGCATTCCACGCCCTGCCGCACTCCAGCGGTGCGGCTCCCAACGTGCTGCTGACCGGCCCATTGGCAGATGCCGATATGCCCGGCCTGTTCCGCCTGGCCGATGTGGTCGCCATGCCGTCGCTCAGCGAAGGGTTTGGCCTGGTGGTGCTGGAGGCGCTGTGCAGCGGCGTGCCGGTGGTCGTGTCCCGCATCGCGCCGTTTACCGAATACCTGCAGGGCCAGGATGCCAGTTGGGCCGACCCGCAGGATGCGGCCTCCATCGCCCGCGCTATCCAGCAGGCCCTGCTGGGGCGCAACGCCCAGCGCATCCAGGCCTCCGCCACCCGGCTGGCGGCGCAATTCAGTTGGCAGCGTAGCGCCGGGCTGCACGCCGAGATTTATTCAAAAATGAGAGCACCCGACCTATGCCCGTAA
- the thiL_2 gene encoding thiamine-monophosphate kinase gives MSAEQLCNFLRDSRGFAHKRDISDIVTALGAALPGGSAALAQAVPVGDDCAAIPDGQGGYLLLAIEGLVEDFITRMPWFAGYCSVMVNVSDIYAMGGRPTAVVNALWSQGMDPAGAMLQGMARASHTYGVPIVGGHSNNRSERPQLAVAILGQAKALLTSFNAYPGDKLVMAVDLRGAFEEPFPYWNASTTAPATRLRGDLELLPRLAEDRLCDAAKDISMAGAVGTAMMLLECSQVGAIIDVDAIPRPDGVPLQRWLTAFPSYGFVLSVRPQHLGEVLTRFAVRDIACGVVGEVTARRQVHLRHAGSQALLWDFAEQAFIGEAVGVPA, from the coding sequence ATGAGTGCCGAGCAGCTCTGCAACTTTCTGCGCGACAGCCGGGGCTTTGCCCACAAGCGCGACATCAGCGACATCGTCACCGCGCTGGGCGCTGCCCTGCCCGGCGGCAGTGCCGCACTGGCCCAGGCCGTGCCGGTGGGCGACGACTGCGCCGCCATCCCCGACGGCCAGGGCGGCTACCTGCTGTTGGCCATCGAGGGCCTGGTGGAAGACTTCATCACCCGCATGCCCTGGTTTGCAGGCTACTGCAGCGTGATGGTCAACGTGAGCGACATCTACGCCATGGGCGGCCGCCCCACGGCGGTGGTCAACGCGCTGTGGAGCCAAGGCATGGACCCGGCGGGCGCAATGCTGCAAGGCATGGCCCGCGCCTCGCACACCTACGGCGTGCCCATCGTGGGCGGCCACAGCAACAACCGCAGCGAACGGCCCCAGCTGGCCGTGGCCATCCTCGGCCAGGCCAAGGCATTACTGACCAGCTTCAACGCCTACCCCGGCGACAAGCTGGTGATGGCGGTGGACCTGCGCGGCGCGTTCGAGGAGCCGTTTCCGTACTGGAACGCGTCCACCACCGCCCCGGCCACCCGGCTGCGCGGTGATCTGGAGCTGCTGCCGCGCCTGGCCGAAGACCGCCTGTGCGATGCCGCCAAGGACATCAGCATGGCGGGCGCGGTGGGCACGGCCATGATGCTGCTGGAATGCTCGCAAGTGGGTGCAATCATTGACGTAGATGCCATCCCCCGCCCCGACGGCGTGCCGCTGCAACGCTGGCTCACTGCCTTCCCCAGCTACGGCTTTGTGCTGAGCGTGCGGCCCCAGCACCTGGGCGAGGTACTCACGCGCTTTGCCGTGCGCGACATCGCCTGTGGCGTGGTGGGCGAAGTCACCGCCCGCCGCCAGGTGCACCTGCGCCACGCAGGCAGCCAGGCCCTGCTGTGGGACTTTGCAGAGCAGGCCTTCATTGGCGAAGCGGTAGGGGTGCCCGCGTGA